In Oryza sativa Japonica Group chromosome 8, ASM3414082v1, the sequence ggctggcgccgtccaaaaaggaccatttctaggataagttttttcagggatctatttacgaaataagttttttaaaaggaccaaaatgtgaaaaatccagttatTTTTTGTTTGAGGATGTCGTATCTCTATTAAACTTGCGACCAAAGACCTCCCAAAAATGGGATAGCTTCTTTCCATCTCACCTTCGTCCATAGCTAGAACCAAACAATAATTAGCGACCAATAATAAGAAATGAACAACgaaaatgaaaatggaaatCACAAAACTACCTAATGAAACATGCCGAGCCGTAACTACATGTATCTAGTAAGCATAAGGTAGATTAGTATTTGAAACAAACAGAGCTGACTGCAGGGAACTAGGAaggataatatatatatattggttacTTAGTTACTAGAACAGACATGTTTTTTCAGAGGAAACTTGTTCAAACTGATAAACATGGATGAAATATTTAATGTGCAAGCAGGTCTAGCTAGCAGCCAGAGTACTTTTCGATCACTTTTGGTCAGCTCCACGTATATGTACTTGACTTAATCTGTTTGTACGCAACCAATTATTTTTCTGTCGCCACGCAACACTGCCTCTCTTCCTCTCGATAGACCTCTCCATGCGGCTATAAAATCACATGCATCCCCTCAATTGCAAAATCATCTCTCACCCAAAATAACGATAAAcacagggagagagagagagaaagaaattcAATGGCCTCCTCTTCCTTATTTCTGCTAGCTTCTCTTCTTGTTCTGGCCTCATGGCAGCAGGCCATCGCCTTTGATCCTAGCCCGCTCCAAGATTTCTGCGTCGCCGACATGGCCTCACCTGGTGTGCACACTTAATTTAACTATTATCCTAATGTTCGGTAGTATTTTATCACTGCTTATTGAAAATTGTATGTTTTGCATAGTGGCACTACACAAAAATATGGCTCTTGTGGCTACTCAAAACTTTAACatgtttccttcttttttctatgCAAACAGTGCGAGTAAATGGGTTTCCTTGCAAGAACCCAATGAATGTCACATCGGACGACTTCTTCAACGCGGCCAAGTTTGACATGCCAAGGAATACTATGAATAAAGTCGGGTCTAATGTCACCAACCTCAACGTCATCAATTTCCCGGGCCTCAACACTCTTGGCATCTCACTAGCTCGCATCGACTACGCGCCAATGGGTGTCAACCCACCACATGTGCATCCTCGTGCTACTGAGCTTCTCACTGTGCTTGAGGGAACACTTTATGTTGGTTTTGTTACATCCAACCCTAACAGGCTCTTCTCCAAGGTGGTGCATAAGGGTGATGTGTTCGTGTTCCCTAAGGCAATGATTCACTTTCAAATGAACCTAGACCACAATAAGCCTGCGGTTGCCCAATCAGCACTCAGCAGTCAAAACCCAGGAGTTATTACTATTGCTAGTGCCATATTTGGATCAACGCCACCAATCTCTGATGATGTTTTAGTCAAGGCATTTCAAGTGGAGAAGAAGGTGATTGATTGGCTGAAGTCTCAATTCTCGGAGAATAACCACTACTGATTATATCATGTTTCTTGATTGTTCCTTTGTgcgttataatatgtataataaATGGGCTTTTGCCTAGTTGATGTCATGGTATGCTAAAACAGTATGTTTGATCGTCCATGTTTAATAAATGTAATGCAATATGGACACAGTACGGCGTCCTTTTcctaattatatattaatataaaagaATGATTGTTCATGAAAGGAGAATTGTCAGTGATTGTGAATGCATGGTATTTATGTTCTCGGCTTTACATGTACATGAAGCTCTCTGCTTCTGTCTGACAGGTGAATTAACAGGTTATATATGTGATTTGTTCGTTAGAAACCAAAAGAGAATTAAAACAGTAAACACGGAATAGTATGGGAACATGCTATTCGGAACACACCCTTAACCTGTTAATTCTCTTGTGTTCGGAATAGCATGTTCCCACCCTGCACAGTAaacacgaaaaacggagcgatccattagcgcgtgattaattaagtattagctatttttttaaaaaaaatgaatcaatatgatttttttaagcaactttcgtatagaaacattttataaaaaacgcaccgtttaatagtttgaaaaatgtACGCGTGAAATACGATTGAGAAGGGGTTGGAAACCTAGGGTTCCAAACACACCAGTCTAGCTAGTTCCGTATTGATGGAACTTCTTTGTTGAAATAAACAGAATTAATTGAAGATAAATCAGAAAATTTGGCGCTGTACTTTAGTGTATTTTTGCCGCAGAGCCCAGGTGAATTCTATGGCTTAATTAACATGCATGGTAATCAATACGCGTGGCTCTTGACGATGATCCATGCACATCCTACGGTGAACTAGTAATCAATACATTATGCGCTTCTCCATCCAATAAATAGTAATCATCTGATCCCTTCTTCTTAGGAAAATGTATTATTTTGATCAATATATTTTAGGTTaaatttgggaaaaaaaattacattggtctcatcagaaaaaaaaaatcatctgcatcgttttaaaattttagattGGATGTATTGATATCATATTTACATATATCGTCTCAAAAATCACCAtcataatattataattttagagaactactatatatatatatatatatatatatatatatatatatatatatatatatatatatatatatatatatatatatagagcgcAACTCGCTGTTTATGGTAAATAACTCACCTTAATTATATTGCCACTCACCCGTTCGTTCCCGCTCCCCTTCACTCTCTCCCAAActgatataaaaaaaattacttaagCACTGGTTAGGCCACAAGTCTCTCACATCCCTCTCCTcttgatatgaaaaaaattattgaCTAGATATTTTCTTTACGTCTTGATAGGGGTGTGCATTTAAATTTGGAGGATAAGGAGAGACTAACTAGAGAAGAAATGTTAATTTATTTACACAAACATTGATAATTATCCTGATACGTGAGTAGAGAAGGGGAGTTACctagataatattttttttcactagAAGGGGTGGGTGTAATTCTTTTTAGATCAAGGGGCAATATACTGCGGGAAGGGAGAGGAATGAGGGGATGGGTGAAGAGCTTAGCGAGTAATTTCGGTGGCTATATATGAGGGGCGtgctcactggtggagaaaagTTATTACTATCGGTTCGTAACCctcctatagtcccggttttcgaaccgggactacgaatccgggactaaaaatcgctatctttagtcccgggtaaaaaaactgttaccaaccgggactaaagaggctaATCCGGTTGCTCTTTCCGGTTcctctttattattttcttttcttcattatttttaaatatattgatttcaccccattccatccccaaaatcccaaatcaatcatcctcaaattgcctccaaatccacaaatcaatcatctcaaatactcaaatacatcacaaaatcttaaaaaaaaattacatcacaacttctacaaaattcatcacatattcacatcacacacaaatcaaatacatcacacaataatctcagatccaatcaaatacattcacacaacaatctcagattcttcaaaaaaaaagaaaaagaaaaaaaagaggagaagacGTGCGGCGAGGCACTGCCGCCGCaccggctggccggccggccctccgcgccgcgctgcggcgcggccgcccaccaccgctgcgccggccggccggccggccctccctccgcgccccgccgccagctgccgccgcgccgccgtgccgccgcgccgctgtgCGGCCGCCACCGCACCGCCGTGCCGGCCGGCCCTCCGTGCCCTGCCGGCCACCGCCACAAGCCACCGCCTCACCGcgcaccgcgccggccggccggccctccgcgacccgccgccctcgcgccggcTTGGCAgtagagaggagaaggagaggagaagaa encodes:
- the LOC4344839 gene encoding germin-like protein 8-3 precursor, which produces MASSSLFLLASLLVLASWQQAIAFDPSPLQDFCVADMASPVRVNGFPCKNPMNVTSDDFFNAAKFDMPRNTMNKVGSNVTNLNVINFPGLNTLGISLARIDYAPMGVNPPHVHPRATELLTVLEGTLYVGFVTSNPNRLFSKVVHKGDVFVFPKAMIHFQMNLDHNKPAVAQSALSSQNPGVITIASAIFGSTPPISDDVLVKAFQVEKKVIDWLKSQFSENNHY